The nucleotide sequence ATTTCACACTATTTTCAGATTGACTGTAGTCCACCCCCCAATTTTTCCTGGGTCGAACCGAACAAATTGGCCAAATTGGCACTCCCTCAAATTACTTCCCATTACCTGTACCTACTGGACAATTGCATACGACACCTGGTGTGCTTGTGTGAAAAAAGCTCCTAAACCTCACCCCACCAGCTCCAGAGAAAATTCAGAGTTTTCTGTCCATTGTGGAGGAATAAATGCAAAAGGCGATATGAGGATTCATTTAAAAAGTATTCAGTAACCCATTATTCAGTCAATACATTAAAGAGGTTCTTATTTCTGACACATGAAGCTAAATTAACAttaaccactgatttcaatgtGACAGGTCTGGACAGTGAACACAGGCTAATTATTCTCAaacaatgatgtgtataaacgcATAGCCTTCTGTATGTTTACTTATGTACTCAACCATATGTTTTTCTCTCTGCTGTAGGAGGTAGCTGTCTACTGTATGCATGGCCATGGCAGGACAGGAACCATGCTGGCAAAGACCAGGAAAATCTCAGGCATCGATGTCATCAATGAGATCAGAAGGGCTCAGATTACTGTACACGTGGACCCTTGAGGAGACACCCCTAAAACTAGTGAACTATTAATACAAGTAGGGTGTCCTGAGTTGTAAAGGAGGTGTACGGCACAGGGGGTTGGTGGCACCTCAATTTGGGAGGACATACTCGTGGTAAAGGCTGAAGCTGAATAAGTGgagtggtatcaaacacataaaacacatggtttccatgtgtttgatgccattccattctctCCATTACAATcactattatgagccgtcctcccctcagcagcctcatgtGATGCACGGTACGTTttgttgtacattttgcaaaaagATTAATaaaatcttattttatttttttaaatccatgtaTGTAAAAAAGCATCTACCTACCGAAGTTTTCATTTCAAGTAAACATATCACAGAAAACATGAAAATGTGCATTCGACAGTCTAAATGTAAAGATCAATTAGGAGAAAAGAGAAGTAAATATGCTGAGAAATCACAAAGATAGTccacatttttcaacagaatataGATTTATAATATCAATTCTGATATCTTCTGATTGGTTTCTACTGTAGCTTATAAAAGGTTGAGCCTTGATCGATGAGCCTTGACCGAATGGTGAGGCCATCTTCTCAGGATCCTCATCTCAGGCTTTGACTTTGATGGAGGCGTTTGATCCGAGGGAGAAGAGACGTTGGCGCTCCTTAAATGTGAGATTCTCAGGTGTTGCATCACCTTTGTAGTTGTTCTCTTCCTGCCCTCTGCAACCAATCAATAACCAATCAATAACCCACACATACGGATGTAATTGAGAAGATCAATACCTATAGGTTAACTACAATGTATATCATGGTCTGTTATACATCATGATGCATTGCTTTCAGAACAAATTATGCCATTTAACTTTTGGTTTAGCCAGGGACATTGTtggggaaaaaactgtttttgtggGATACAAATGTACATTCAAATGAAGTTGAAACTTACTCTTTCGAGAACTTCTCATCAAAGTTTACGTTGAGTTCATTCGACTCTTGAACATTTTCTCCTGTTGGCGTGCCTCTATCTTCTTCCTCTTCATGATCATCATCATCGTTTCCATTCTGTTGGAACTCCTGCAGTCTCTGTTGAAATTGCCACTCCAGGTTGAGCCTACGGAGCCTGTCGGTCTCCTCTGGTGTGAGCTGGGCATTAGCCTGCAGATCCTGGATCTCCTGTTCCAACAGGTCGACCACCTAGATCAAGGAACAGACAGCAAAAAATACACATGTCCATGTAAGAGCAGGCAGCAACAAGCAAATTTTGATTTTGATGGACAATACGTTACGTTATTCTCTATTTGCATGGAAGTTCATTTTGTGAGGTCAGCAACACAtcaaaaacacaaaatacacaaaatcaatacaacactgtacagtataatatagtagaCGCACTTCAAATAAAGatgttaattattattatgttaccTGTAGTctctgctgcttctgctgcttcTCCCGTGCATCCCTCTTCCATGGGTCTGGAGACAGACTGTTGTTCCCTTCTGATGACGGCTCTTTAGTCATGCTGAAGTATTGGTCCTGATTTCGACATTCGGCATTAATTGTGTATTTTATACTGGAAGTGTACACTATTTGTTTGTATATTCCTTCTTCATACATGCATATGAGTTTTCACTGTCATGTGTATTAAGACAGTTGAATTTTGACGACAAAATATGTGTatgatatataaatataaatataaataaatatataaatataaatatgatgTACAGTACCTGATGTCCTGGGGTGGTCCCTGGTTGTGGTTTGGCTAGAGGTCTCTGGAGGGATGTGTCTTTTGACTGGGTTGGGAACAGTTGGGACATCGCTGGTTGCACCCTCCTCAAGGCTTGTTGTTGGATCTTCTGTGAGGATGAGAGTGAGGGCTGAGGTTGCCTCATGGAcacagaggatggaggaggacatGTAGCTTGGCGATGCTGGGCTGGCAGTTGATAATGAGACCCTTGTTTTTGATTGCTGAGGAGGGCTTGCCCCTGGCCTTTAACCTCAGGGTTCTGGTTCAACTTCGCGGGCAGTAAAGTCGGAGTTTGTTGGAAGGTAGTCATTGGAGTGCGCGGCTGGGTGTTGGAAAGCCGTGTAGCAGGGATGTCTATGTGTATTGGCTGGATGGCAGACGAAGGGTTGTGTGACGTAGGAGTTCTCCAGTAGCCATACCCTGTGTTGTGGCGGCTCGGTTGGGTCTTAGTGGAGAGGCTGACAGTATGGTTGTAATGGATGTCGTGGGTAGAGATGCTAGGCTTCATAGGAAAAGAGGAGTAGTAGCTTTCCTGCTGGTTCTGGTTCCATGCATTGTGTATATTGTCCACTAGGGGGCGATCATTCTCCATGCACAGGTTCTCCTGTGAAAGGGCCTGCCGCTACGGAAGGAAATATTCAATTATTTTTAATTTGGCATATAAATTGATTAAGTGTAAGTGTAACAATTGCATATGTGAAATGGTCCATACTTGAAATAGTTGGTTTAAGATATTGGGGGTTGTACTGCTTTATAAAGGATAATAGCTGGACATACCATCAAGGTCCTCTTGTTGGAGATCTGTCCATCTAGATTAAACGAGACTCTGGGCCCCTGAGGTGGGAGTTCAAAGGCTACTGTCTTCTTGTCCTGCGACCTTGGGGCTGGTAGAGTCAGGTATTCCCTGTGGTACATCTGATGGGGGAACATTAGGGTGACTGTGTGTTTTTATACCATTACAGATACAATGTAGACAAACCCActaagccatggattacaagtaTTGACCCACTGTTTAAGCATATTTGGGTCCTTGAAAGCGCTATATTAAacccatgtattattattaagTTACTTACATCAGAGCACAGCAGGTTGCTGGTGGAGACTGCAGTGATTTTACTGTCTGTTGGTATGACTGGATCAACTGGTTCTCCTTCTGGGCCTAGAACAAgcgaggaaagaaagaaaatggcAGAACTGCCACGAAACATCTCTAAAAagggcttttcacactactgccacatgaaaaaatactatagcgTATTATGGTATACATACTATACACTCTTAAAGTCTGCACATGCACTGCAGTGAACACCGTAGtatgtactgtagtatactgtagtatttacaggtAACTATAGTATAaactatatactatagtaatgtttttgcagactgtagtatattgtagtatttactgtagtgtttttgcagacattactgtaatatttactatactgtttttgttttattatctttgacatagaagtggagtaTTTTCCCTtaaggaaacctactggagaaatactaaaatagcacattttccataacctgtaggtacgACTGGGTTCTGAACAGAAAGTCCAGTACTTCTACTATTTTCTATAACCTTTAGCAAACAAATTATAtgatctatacttggcatgtaggtttctcacttatggatggcacaaactggaatatgagggagggaaatgggcagggtatatgtaaattaaatactttagcatttactatagttaaaaaaaCTGTTGtgttttgcggactgtagtgctTCTGTAGACATTACTGCAGTATTTACCACAGTGTTTTTTTGCTGATAATACTGTagcatttactatagtattctacagtacactgtaaaaaaaaatatcctgtaATTGTCACAGTAAATTACTTTTTTACtcaacagtaacatactgtataaacTGAATACAGTAGATTATCGTAAATACATTGCACAAATGGAATGCCACATTAAAAGCACAAGGGCAACATAATCAAAGCACATTCCCTGAAGCAAGAGAGAAAATGTTTTAGAAAATTATTGTTatacatttcatattttattggtacctgtttttttattttataattattgAGTTGTTTGTGGCCGTGCTGTTTTATATTACAGGAAAAATATATAATCAGAAAGGCATatcatacaacaacaacaaaaaatccattgTGAAAAGTAAGCCAAGCACAAacacagaccccttgacttttcccatattttgttacattacagccttaatcaaaaatggattacattttttttttttatctcatcaATACtcatcataatgacaaagcgaaaacaggcttttagaaatgtttgctaaattattaaaaataaataacagaaatactttatttacataagtattcataccctttgctatgagactcgaaatttagctcaggtgcatcctgttccattgatcatccttgacatgtttacaacttgattagagtccacctgtggtaaattcaattgattggacatgatttggaaaggcacacacctgtctatataaaggtccacagcatgtcagagcaaaaaaccaagccacgaggtcgacggaattgtccgtagagcccctgAGGCACAGATTtgtggaagggtacaaaaaaatgtctgcagcattgaaggtccccaaaaacacagtggcctccatcattcttaaaagtttggaaccaccaagagtcttcctagagcaaTCGGGGGCAAAGGGCTTGGGATCACTGATCAGACATGACAGGAAAGGTAAAAGCTGTGGGATGGAACCCTTGCCTGCACCTATCTAGTCTTTAaagatcagtgattacttcaaggatgGAAAGAAGAAAGGATGCAAATAAGTGCCCTGTttgaatactttcaaaatgcatcctttccttctcttccttgAAGTAATGAAGTGGATTGGTGGAAGCGGTGTGGTGGAACCCTTATTTTCACCTATCCAATctagccagatcagtgatttttTGACTGAGCggaagggatggaggaagagTGCATTTTAGAAGTATTTTAACCTTGAACCGAAAAGTATTCAAACAAGACTCTGGCCCTGTTTGAATTCTTCAGAAATGCTTCCTCCCGTCTTACTTTCCTCAAAGTAATCACAGATCTGAATTGGTTGGATTGGTGAACTTTTGCTTGAACCTATCCACCTATAGATCTGTGCTTACCTCCAGGAAACAAGGAATGAAGGATGCATTTTTCTAAatcacggcaggtagcctagtggtcaaaGCGTTGGAatcgtaaccgaaaggttgcaagatcgaatccccgagctgacaataatCTGTTGTTCTCccgctgaacaaggcaattaacccgctgtcattgaaaataagaatttgttcttaactgacttgcctagttaaatcaaggtcaaataaaatgtcGGTTTTCACTCCACCTTGTACTTGATGGATGAATTAAAGTCACTATTTAGTAAGGAACTCCACTCACCTGTTGTcgaggtcttaattgaaaggaaactccaaaaacccacagacacttggccctttgtggaatgagtttgacaaccctgcTTTTAATTACTCAAAGGAGGCCCTGTGCTTATAGAGCCAGGCTCAAAGTGTCCTAACACATTTTAGCCACCAGAGGGCTGTCTGGAACTCAATTGATCACTGCAGGTTCtcatcatttgtgtgtgtgtgtgctatagcAGGGGTAAATGCCACTGTGCAGGACTGTGGATTATATAATGGCAGCAGTATGTTGAGTTGGATTCCAATataaattacacatcactttgcaagtcagcataatgtgacttgcatcTAGGGTTGCAAAATACTAGCCGAACTGAGCCACGCCAAATCAAGCTGTACTGAACTGGCTCGGTTATACCTACCATGGTTGCTGGGACTGTGCTGAGAAACACCATGTGAAACGAAAATATCAGAGCCAGCACAGTTTGACTGGCTTGGATCGACgcaatagtgtgaaaagggtgtTAAGTCAACTTTTCAAAAAGAACACTATTGTTAGACTCACTGATCATGTTGGGGTTGGAGCGGTAAAGCTGTCTGTTCTTCAGCAgggtctgttctctctgtctcctgttcccTCCATGGGAGTTATTACCCCATAGTCCTGAGGGCCCAGGGCTCTGCTCCATGCCATCATACAGGATCGGGGCCTTGCCGTTCGGCTTGGCATGGTTGCTGCTGGTGGGGCCACTACCATCCAAAGCTGGGAGAATCATAGAAAGCTTGGTTAGATCTAGAACATCTAGGTGTAGGTCTACTATTAATTGAGAAAGACTATTCTTACCATTCATTTTGGAAAACAACCGCTAACAGGAAGCCATGAAATGAAATGATCTGAATTTGGTTTTGGTCTTAGATCATTAGACCTCTGTTGAGGGACTGTTCAGGGGAAAATGAGAGAATAATGCAGAGAGAATATTGCCTTTGTTCTGCTCGTACCTGTAGTTGATACTGAAGGTGGTTCATCTAGCAGGGCAGCCAGACCATGGCATGTTGCCCCCTGCTTGGCAACCTGTAAAGTCACAACTGGCCCAGTGTGCATCATTATGCCTGCTGCCCTACAATCAAGACAAGACCACATCAATCACTGTCAATTCATCATGTTTTCAAAGCATAATCCTTTATTTGTTTTTCAGCGTATTTGAAATGACCATTGAACAGATGTAACTATTGCAGATTGTTCCAACAGAAACTGTTTTCCAAAACAAATCAATCACATCAGGGTTAATGACAGAATAGTTATCTGTCGGACCTtcataaataaaaatgtcatacTAAAAAAAGGACCTGAAAGTTAGCCTTGCTGACACGCGACCCACGTGACTAGACAGCGCGCTGTGACTCACTGGTCTAGTATCTCGGGCTTTTAAAAGGGGAGGTTGGCTCAACATTTGAGTGACTTTTAGCGACTTTTTGATTGGTTCTCCAATGCACGCTTTTTGCATGAGCTTCCTCGTCAATTTGCTACTCTGCCACTAGAGAGGTAAACAAGCCAAGCTAAAGTTagactagctggctagctagcctagctaactaAAAGTGGGGGGAGAAAAACTCAGTGATGCTTtctgaaaagaagagagagagacgacactgCCACATAGTAAAGGCCAATTTAGGAATTGAATTAAAATAGGAGCAACTTGAAGCATTTCGAGTCTTTATGTGAGGGGAGGATCTATTAGCGGTCTTGCCAACATGCTTTGGGGAAAACCTCATTTACCAGCTAGTTAGGTAGTTCTAGTCTTCAGGAAGCAAGGAAAACAGCCTCCAATTCTGACAGTTGTGTCCCTGCTAAAGGCTTTGGTGGacagaagacaaaaaaaatcctgTGCTACAGACCGCTATATCGTCCGCTAACACAGGACTAGTGtacttttgtgatttttttttacatatatattattttttatctgatttctcagggggtgctgcagcaccctcagcacccgtACTTCCGGCAGCTATGCCTAGAACTGTACTTCGATGGTATAGAATGACTGACGGATACATGTAACGTCGGAATGGAAATTACAGTGATGGACACACTAGCGAATGATTGATTGAAAGCTTTGTATTTGTACAAACGTAATGAGTAAGAAGTGTTTGTTTGCATTAAAATGTTTGCATGATAGGCCTATAAGACATTGAGTAGCCTTAATAAAGTGATAGTACAGCATCATAAATGACTGGGTGACAGGCAGCATAAGGGATGAAAGAGGCACTATAGAAAGTACTTTTACTGGATTCAACTATGGGATCCCACACATAACATTTTCTTATGCAAAAACTACTAGCATAGTAATCAAATGTGCTTCAATATCTTTATATTGTTAACCGACTACATACATTTGCTCTGAATAAGGATGGGAATTGAATCACAGTCAGCAGTCCAACAACAGTATCTATCCGTAGGGGTCAGGGCTCAAAATGAAAACCTGCCTTTCGGGAGAGTTTCAGCAAGCTTGGAGAACTGCATTCTTTTGTGAAAGAAGATGAGATCACTATATGAGCACATAATGTTCAAAAGTGGTATCAGGCTACGTTATTTGAGTGGCAGAGAGAGAATTAAACATGAGGAGCCATGTTGAGAAAGTAGATTACTAGATTATGGCCCATGTCGACTGTCTGCTTTACCAGGGGCCATCGCCACTCATAGATAGTGTCTTCAAAGTGAAACACAACTTAAAACAAAAAGCTCTAGGTATTTGAATGTGTTCATTTTGCGTAATTTCCCAATGGAAACAAATGAtactgcaagagagagagagaggtgggaatgTCTATGGAATGGAAACAATGCGTTCCTCAAGTACTGCAAGTAGCTGAGGTGGTTTAACTTAACAACAGAAGCCCATGTAGGTGTCTGTGGCGATGCCTGCCCACTTGCCCTTCAGCATAGGCATCACGACCCCTTGCACGGCATGTAAATTTGAACACCCCTCCCTCTTgtttccccgctctctctcttctcccccctttcTTGCTGTAGGACGCAGAGAAGATGAAGAAGGTAGTACCTGCAAGAGGGTGTTGTCATGACAAAGGAAAAGCTCAGAGACCCAAGCAAGCCGTCCACCACTGGCATACAAGGTTTGCCACAAATGCACTGGCTAGCTAGGCTACCACAATAGACCTTTTCATTCCAATTAATCTATCAACATAGTGATGACATATACTGTGTGGAAAACTTTTTAATTACAGGTGCACACCTGCTGGAGTTCGACAGGTCATTCACCCTCCTTAGGGTCTCAAGTTGGAAAAACTCATAGCACAGAATCAGAACCAGAATCATGCTACTATAAGACTGAACAAGAATTGTTCCACTGCACCAGGATACAGAGAGGGATGAAATACACCTTCAATTGATATCTTCACTGAGTCCACACCTTCACATTTCACATAGTCATTCCATGTTTGCTTCATGCATTAAAATAAAGTTCACTTTGTACATGCTTTctgttttctttatctttacattAGTTAATATTGCATTAGAGAGACATTTTAGGTTGACTTGATAAAATATGATAAATCTCTTTTGGTTTTGTTGGTCATACTTGCTGCAATCTGATCTTTTTGGGCCCGACTGTGATCTATTTGTTTTAAGGGTACTTCATGTTCATGCATTGCTAAAATTCGGGGCCAGGGAGGAAGCTTGCCAAAAGTGAACATGGGTAGTATAGTAGTAGGTAGCTAGAATGCATGGGGGACTCATGTAGCAGGCAATGTAgcaggcaactcagttaagaacaaattcttatttacaatgacagcctagaaacagtgggttaactgccttgttcaggggcagaataacgaccttgtcagctcggggactcaaactatcaacctttcggttactggcccaacgctctaaccactagctaggctaccttccgccctACTATGTAAACAGAAGACATCCAAGAAGGAAAATAAATCACTAATGTTCAGCCTATAATTAGCCAACTAGTTAATTTATAACTAAAACATGCATTTGATTAGCTAGCTGATTTCGAGTTGATAGCAAGAAAGCTAAAGTTATAAGCTGGCTAGATTGGGCTGAAcgatgctagctaacgttagttgctaCTTGCTAGCCACACGATCGTAACATTTAACAGGTTGCAGTTGTCTAATATGTCACTTGTTTTAGTGTAGAAGGGTTGTTATACCGTTTTGAAAATGTGTATGATGAGGTTTGTGCTAGCtagtagtgatgggtcgttcgcgaacgagGTGTTCAttcttgtaggtgaacgttgggagccggctcgcatatcagaagagccaaatctatttatgaaaaaaaaaatgtattcaaatgcactaataagtcattttttatttaattataagTAACAGCCTACATgtgcaatttatagactataatgattacattcaccttttcatgtttattaaaatacattttattcaaatccatatggtttggtttccatacttcaaaaccaaattgTAGGTCCAgctagtcacaaaaatagatgagTTGGttcaattgtgattttaatgaatggagcgaatttggagcaGCAGTTTTTTTTTCTATGAGCAACGAGCAGTTTTAGCGGAAAGGAAATCATGAGCGGGATTTCCAACTGCTTAACTCTGATCTGAACATAGAACGTTAGAATGTTATCTACCTTTCCTGTGAGAGGCCCACGAGACTCTGTCCATCAACACACAGCAACTGGTCCCCAGCAGTTAACCTGCAATCCTGTCCAGCACAACAGCATAGAAACACATGTGGAACATAAGATTTTTAATGAGATACCAATgctgttcattcaaatgattcGAAATGTTATTGCATACTGCATCCAGTCAACAGGCATTATTTGAATTGTACTTTAGTTTTCTAACCATTTCTGCTGGTCCTCCTTTGACGATAGACTTGACGTAAATCCCAAGGTTGTCTTGTCCTGCTCTCTGTAGATGGGGCAAAATATGGATTATTGTCACTGATTGTtgggtgaatgaatgaatggatggatggatggatggaaaatGGATGAATAAATGGATGGATGAATTTGTACCTTGGCCGCCACGATGCTGACCCCCATTCCACTGTTCATGGGTTTCGTCAGTGTAATAGTCACAACCTCAGGTTCTCTATGCAGTGGCTAAATgaaagaaacagagaagagatcTCAATAAGAAAGAGGTATTCGAGAGGTTTATGAAAAGAGTATGGTTAAAAATATGGatatgtttttaaaaaagtgTACCGGGTTTGCGTCCTGTGCAGAGAAATTGTTTGCTCTGTTGAAGAAGATGGTCCAGGTGCCACCAGAGTGGGGGTGAGAGATCAGAGTGCAGAGGCCTATAGGAAGAGAGAGCACAGCCTATTTAGATAACTattcacagacacaacacacaacgcaTGTTGTACAGTGCGTGCATTGTTTTGTGTCATGTGTATCATGCATTTTATTTACAATATAGCCTTTTACCATCCCGGATAATGCCTCTACAGATGTTGTATACCAGTTTAGACAAAAGTCCTTCTCTGTTTTATACTGAAACGAATTAGTCAGTTCAGCAAACTCTTTTTAAAAAGCATGTATCTACAGTACCTTTGCGGCAGATAGGTTCCAGGAACTCTCTGAAGCCCTGCGGGATGCCATTGACCGTGTCACAGGAGTAGCCTTCCTCAGGGAGCAGGAAGGGCAGGTGGAGGTCTGGCCCCTCCTCCAGCTGGAGGTCCTGCCCTTCACTGCGCAACAACTCATCAGCACTGGCCTCTGCAGCCGCCACCACCCTGTCAATCACACCCTGAAAGGGCAGAGGAAGAAGACATGAAGGATATTTGAAAAACCTGTGTTTTTGGTTAGACTTTATAAGCCATTATAAATGCTGTATCATTTATTTGatgttgattgattttatttgagaaaaatacatataaaaatatatatacccaCAGTATAAATTACAACGCATATAATGTTTATAAATGCCCATAAATGTTTACGAACAATTAATTACAAATTGAAGGACTTGGCTAGTACTCACAGGGGGAATGCGGGGCTCGTTGGTATCGTAGAGGTAGCTTGTCATCAGTGTTCGAAGCTGCAAGGAGTTTAACTTGAAGCAGGTGTTCTGGATGTTCTCTGAATCGTGCATGGAACACTTGTTCATGGTCAACAGCATTGTTACCTAGGAAATATCCATCAATCAAATCACCTCTTTACTACCTTGAACCTGATAAGATACACATTTTTATAAATGGCATGGGTTAAGTGGTTGGGTAAACACAGGTCTTGAAAAGGAGATCCTAAATCTCAACTAGAAaaggtacatttcctgaagaaaatgtgtgtgcttgcttcaTCTGTTTCGTTTGTGACGGCACGTCTCTAATGTTGGCTTTATGGTAAATCATACACTGTAGTTGACCGGGGAAACATGGGAAAGTTatgctgctttgaaagttgataaacttgtaaacacACAAGTAGGAGAAAATGCCCTTGAAAGATTATAAGGAGATTTTCACACTTgctagagagctcttctttgtttacacccattcagcattgttcacatctCTTTAAGATTTCACAAGTAAGTGCATGTGAGGCAGCTTGGCATTGTCCTCCAGAAATGAGTCTTTCTTCTCCCACTGAGCTTTGTCGATAGCACCAGCTGAATTCAGgtcagcaatgttgttgagagttGTAGCAACACTGTAGCAATTTTCCATAGCTATATCTTTCCAAAAATCTGCGGTAGCAAAAATGATGTACATTGTACTGACCAGGGAGGCCCCCAttctgttatagacagaagcctgtAACATGACAGACCAATAAGGACTCATCTTgatattgttatttattaggattcccattatCTGCTGAAAAAGTATAAGatacttttcctggggtccacatgaaacatgacataatacatagtacagaa is from Salvelinus sp. IW2-2015 linkage group LG9, ASM291031v2, whole genome shotgun sequence and encodes:
- the LOC111968974 gene encoding afadin-like isoform X1; this translates as MAGKEEWQRLADIIQHWNNTRLDLFEISLPCKNLEFHGVMRFYFEDHVAGNVATKCLRISSTTTTGEVIETLSEKFRPDMKMLNTPYFLFEVHANKEERQLDLSEKPLDVQLNWNTDNREGRFVLKKDKDIIVHDNSPEKKKGGMIQNFKRTLSRKEKKKEKKKTGDDAVNHSAKPNGSTMRKENGQISASVPVEKSSTNKDIVSNTDTMECKKNSTWGGIIKPMVRKHNQQQDYGTRNERDQDNMDQLALPVGIKFRENSEDPFLSAVINYTNSSTVHFKLSPAYVLYMTGRFVLHRHYSHSQETSQSHRPSEHAHRVTATVSKMVAMTEVVFQKQKSIAGAVAFWMANASELLNFLKQDRDLSPITLQAQENLAHLVHKAFKCLTQCLLADLSRHLPEFLIYPEGSQSPAEIEGVLQTLMGAMSLLRRCRINAALTIQLFSQLFHSISAWLFNRLLSPSAQGEACSLGLRSHYWGATLRQRLSLVEDWAERQGLELAADCHLSRIIQVTMLLTMNKCSMHDSENIQNTCFKLNSLQLRTLMTSYLYDTNEPRIPPGVIDRVVAAAEASADELLRSEGQDLQLEEGPDLHLPFLLPEEGYSCDTVNGIPQGFREFLEPICRKGLCTLISHPHSGGTWTIFFNRANNFSAQDANPPLHREPEVVTITLTKPMNSGMGVSIVAAKRAGQDNLGIYVKSIVKGGPAEMDCRLTAGDQLLCVDGQSLVGLSQERAAGIMMHTGPVVTLQVAKQGATCHGLAALLDEPPSVSTTALDGSGPTSSNHAKPNGKAPILYDGMEQSPGPSGLWGNNSHGGNRRQREQTLLKNRQLYRSNPNMISPEGEPVDPVIPTDSKITAVSTSNLLCSDMYHREYLTLPAPRSQDKKTVAFELPPQGPRVSFNLDGQISNKRTLMRQALSQENLCMENDRPLVDNIHNAWNQNQQESYYSSFPMKPSISTHDIHYNHTVSLSTKTQPSRHNTGYGYWRTPTSHNPSSAIQPIHIDIPATRLSNTQPRTPMTTFQQTPTLLPAKLNQNPEVKGQGQALLSNQKQGSHYQLPAQHRQATCPPPSSVSMRQPQPSLSSSQKIQQQALRRVQPAMSQLFPTQSKDTSLQRPLAKPQPGTTPGHQDQYFSMTKEPSSEGNNSLSPDPWKRDAREKQQKQQRLQVVDLLEQEIQDLQANAQLTPEETDRLRRLNLEWQFQQRLQEFQQNGNDDDDHEEEEDRGTPTGENVQESNELNVNFDEKFSKEGQEENNYKGDATPENLTFKERQRLFSLGSNASIKVKA
- the LOC111968974 gene encoding afadin-like isoform X2, which codes for MAGKEEWQRLADIIQHWNNTRLDLFEISLPCKNLEFHGVMRFYFEDHVAGNVATKCLRISSTTTTGEVIETLSEKFRPDMKMLNTPYFLFEVHANKEERQLDLSEKPLDVQLNWNTDNREGRFVLKKDKDIIDNSPEKKKGGMIQNFKRTLSRKEKKKEKKKTGDDAVNHSAKPNGSTMRKENGQISASVPVEKSSTNKDIVSNTDTMECKKNSTWGGIIKPMVRKHNQQQDYGTRNERDQDNMDQLALPVGIKFRENSEDPFLSAVINYTNSSTVHFKLSPAYVLYMTGRFVLHRHYSHSQETSQSHRPSEHAHRVTATVSKMVAMTEVVFQKQKSIAGAVAFWMANASELLNFLKQDRDLSPITLQAQENLAHLVHKAFKCLTQCLLADLSRHLPEFLIYPEGSQSPAEIEGVLQTLMGAMSLLRRCRINAALTIQLFSQLFHSISAWLFNRLLSPSAQGEACSLGLRSHYWGATLRQRLSLVEDWAERQGLELAADCHLSRIIQVTMLLTMNKCSMHDSENIQNTCFKLNSLQLRTLMTSYLYDTNEPRIPPGVIDRVVAAAEASADELLRSEGQDLQLEEGPDLHLPFLLPEEGYSCDTVNGIPQGFREFLEPICRKGLCTLISHPHSGGTWTIFFNRANNFSAQDANPPLHREPEVVTITLTKPMNSGMGVSIVAAKRAGQDNLGIYVKSIVKGGPAEMDCRLTAGDQLLCVDGQSLVGLSQERAAGIMMHTGPVVTLQVAKQGATCHGLAALLDEPPSVSTTALDGSGPTSSNHAKPNGKAPILYDGMEQSPGPSGLWGNNSHGGNRRQREQTLLKNRQLYRSNPNMISPEGEPVDPVIPTDSKITAVSTSNLLCSDMYHREYLTLPAPRSQDKKTVAFELPPQGPRVSFNLDGQISNKRTLMRQALSQENLCMENDRPLVDNIHNAWNQNQQESYYSSFPMKPSISTHDIHYNHTVSLSTKTQPSRHNTGYGYWRTPTSHNPSSAIQPIHIDIPATRLSNTQPRTPMTTFQQTPTLLPAKLNQNPEVKGQGQALLSNQKQGSHYQLPAQHRQATCPPPSSVSMRQPQPSLSSSQKIQQQALRRVQPAMSQLFPTQSKDTSLQRPLAKPQPGTTPGHQDQYFSMTKEPSSEGNNSLSPDPWKRDAREKQQKQQRLQVVDLLEQEIQDLQANAQLTPEETDRLRRLNLEWQFQQRLQEFQQNGNDDDDHEEEEDRGTPTGENVQESNELNVNFDEKFSKEGQEENNYKGDATPENLTFKERQRLFSLGSNASIKVKA